The following proteins are co-located in the Rippkaea orientalis PCC 8801 genome:
- a CDS encoding GUN4 domain-containing protein — protein sequence MMAVKTIKIFLASSLELKEDRKEFEIFINRKNKEYIKKSIFLHLELWEDFIDAMSATRLQDEYNKAIKECDVFVSLFLTKVGQYTEEEFDTAFGKFKENNKPLIYTYFKDSQINLSRITPEINTLLKFKEKLDQLGHFYTPYKSIEDLKYQFGEQLTKIIPTLVESEFNQIQSDNKVLESLSKEEKIELKSEKNIDYSKLEKILSGKERNKYKQADYQTYELILQAANRLEEGWLRLEDIDKLPCHLLRKIDSIWANTDAGDYSFRMQKKIINNFNGIENNQEMWNKFGDYLRSRNQDGWFSYNDLYSDIFHSTAQGYFPHFFLKIAEIGDIDVTIILFHFFSRLENCRV from the coding sequence ATGATGGCTGTTAAAACTATTAAAATCTTTCTAGCGTCTTCATTAGAATTAAAAGAGGATAGGAAAGAATTTGAGATTTTTATCAACCGCAAAAACAAAGAATATATCAAAAAAAGTATTTTCTTACACTTGGAACTCTGGGAAGATTTTATTGATGCAATGTCAGCTACTCGTTTACAAGATGAATATAATAAAGCCATTAAGGAATGTGATGTATTTGTAAGTCTCTTTCTAACTAAAGTGGGTCAATATACTGAAGAAGAATTTGACACAGCTTTTGGGAAATTCAAAGAAAATAATAAACCGCTAATTTATACTTATTTTAAAGACTCTCAAATTAACTTAAGTCGAATTACTCCTGAGATTAATACATTACTTAAGTTTAAAGAAAAACTTGATCAATTGGGTCATTTTTACACTCCATACAAAAGTATTGAAGACCTTAAATATCAGTTTGGTGAGCAGCTAACTAAGATTATACCAACGTTAGTCGAATCAGAGTTTAATCAAATTCAATCAGACAACAAAGTCTTAGAATCACTTTCTAAAGAAGAAAAAATTGAACTCAAAAGCGAAAAAAATATTGATTATAGCAAGCTTGAAAAAATTCTCTCTGGAAAAGAAAGAAACAAGTATAAACAAGCTGACTATCAAACCTATGAACTTATTCTTCAAGCTGCGAATCGTTTAGAAGAAGGATGGTTAAGATTAGAAGATATAGATAAATTACCCTGTCACCTCCTGCGTAAAATTGATTCTATTTGGGCTAATACAGATGCTGGAGATTATTCCTTTAGGATGCAGAAGAAAATCATCAACAATTTCAATGGAATAGAAAATAATCAAGAAATGTGGAATAAATTTGGTGATTATCTCCGTTCGAGGAACCAAGACGGATGGTTCAGCTATAATGATCTTTATTCTGATATCTTCCATTCAACGGCACAAGGTTATTTTCCTCATTTCTTTTTAAAAATAGCTGAAATTGGCGATATTGATGTAACAATTATTCTGTTTCATTTTTTCTCTCGTTTAGAAAATTGTCGGGTTTAA